The Solanum lycopersicum chromosome 9, SLM_r2.1 genome window below encodes:
- the LOC101255725 gene encoding aspartic proteinase PCS1, which translates to MELLLFFFLTPFLFFINCSSITQISSPLLILPLKTQQISSGFSSPNKLPFTHNVTLTVSLSVGTPPQNVTMVLDTGSELSWLHSNSTRIKQPIFNPNRSLSYRPVSCSEPICTTRTQDFSIPASCDSKNFCHAVLSYADASSSEGNLAMDTFTIGGSNFTGTIFGSMDSGFSSDSDEDEKTTGLMGMNRGSLSFVSQMGFKKFSYCISSLDFSGILLFGESNFTWILPLNYTPLVEISLPLPYFDRVAYTIKLEGIKVSNKLLPIPESVFIPYHTGAGQTMVDSGTQFTFLLGQAYTILRSEFLNQTMTILKVLEDQDFVFQGAMDLCYRVPINQTSLPKLPSVSLVFRGAEITVSGERLLYRVPGEIRGKDSIHCFTFGNSDQLAVEAYIIGHHHQQNVWVEYDLEKSRIGFAQVRCDIASQRFGFFH; encoded by the coding sequence ATGGAAttacttctcttcttcttcctcacacCATTTCTCTTCTTTATTAACTGTTCTTCCATTACTCAAATTTCTTCACCATTGTTGATTTTACCcctaaaaactcaacaaatcTCATCTGGGTTTTCATCTCCAAATAAACTCCCATTTACTCACAATGTTACTCTTACTGTTTCCCTTTCAGTTGGTACACCTCCACAGAATGTAACAATGGTGCTCGATACTGGTAGTGAACTTTCATGGCTACATTCAAATTCAACCCGAATCAAACAACCCATTTTCAACCCCAACCGTTCACTCTCCTACAGACCCGTTTCTTGCTCCGAACCCATTTGCACGACCCGAACCCAAGATTTTTCCATACCAGCTTCTTGTGATTCGAAGAATTTCTGTCATGCTGTGCTTTCTTACGCAGATGCTTCGTCTTCAGAAGGGAATTTAGCTATGGATACGTTTACGATTGGCGGGTCGAATTTTACGGGTACGATATTCGGGTCAATGGATTCGGGTTTCAGTAGTGATTCGGATGAAGATGAAAAGACAACCGGGTTAATGGGTATGAACCGTGGATCTCTATCTTTTGTTTCACAAATGGGGTTCAAAAAGTTTTCTTATTGCATTTCGAGCCTTGATTTTTCTGGTATTTTACTTTTCGGTGAATCGAATTTTACTTGGATTTTACCGTTAAATTACACCCCGTTAGTCGAAATTTCGCTTCCGTTACCTTATTTCGATCGAGTTGCGTATACTATTAAACTTGAAGGTATTAAAGTTTCGAATAAATTACTTCCGATACCTGAATCCGTATTTATACCCTATCATACTGGGGCGGGTCAAACCATGGTTGATTCGGGTACCCAATTTACATTCCTATTAGGTCAAGCTTACACTATACTAAGGAGTGAGTTTTTGAATCAAACAATGACAATCCTTAAGGTCCTTGAGGATCaagattttgtttttcaagGTGCAATGGACTTGTGTTATCGAGTACCTATTAATCAAACGTCGTTACCTAAGTTACCATCGGTTAGTTTAGTGTTTCGAGGAGCAGAAATAACTGTTTCAGGAGAACGATTGTTGTATCGAGTACCTGGTGAAATTCGAGGGAAAGATTCGATACATTGTTTTACTTTTGGAAATTCCGATCAACTAGCCGTTGAGGCGTACATTATAGGACACCATCATCAACAAAATGTATGGGTGGAGTATGATCTTGAAAAATCTCGCATCGGTTTTGCTCAAGTACGATGCGATATAGCGAGTCAAAGATTTGGTTTTTTCCATTGA